One genomic region from Entelurus aequoreus isolate RoL-2023_Sb linkage group LG14, RoL_Eaeq_v1.1, whole genome shotgun sequence encodes:
- the LOC133664747 gene encoding oocyte zinc finger protein XlCOF6.1-like: protein MCGRTTAKYEEELCPTKEEKERQHQLLDVYYKKHHQVVLHRTDVFEEQLMPEKQECSFRMVKEDASKRKTRGHRPSGVSFSSLTQTLPCKKEEEDSLTPHIKEEEEEHGISQPKWLEEFPVTGVPVKSEDDEVKGESEEKREAEPPSSSSTQHMTTEADGDHCGGSQADKLLAPLSDSEDTTSHSPDTDDEDSKDDKTCHTDNTHFKCSHCDKSFHSRSYLKVHMRTHTGEKPFSCSECGKSFTNSKSLKVHMRTHTGEKPFSCSTCGKGFTQSQSLKVHMRTHTGEKPFSCSECGKCFSRKKGLNKHMLIHTGEKPFSCSLCSKGFTQSQNLKVHMRTHTGEKAFTCSICGKSCTSSQSLKVHIRTHTGEKPFFCSECGKCFTHSQSLKVHMRTHTGEKPFSFSICGKGFTQKNVSN from the exons atgtgcggaaGAACGACAGcaaagtacgaggaggaactttgtccaacaaaagaggagaaggagcgacaacatcaactgcTGGATGTTTATTATAAGAAAcatcatcaagttgtgttacacagaacag acgtctttGAAGAACAACTTATGCCTGAAAAACAGGAGTGTAGCTTCAGGATGGTGAAGGAGGATGCATCAAAGAGGAAGACCAGGGGCCACAGACCCTCTGGCGtctccttttcctctttgacacagacccttccctgtaaaaaggaagaggaagactcactgacgccccacattaaagaggaagaggaggaacacggtATCAGTCAGCCTaaatggttggaggagttcccagtgactggtgtccctgtgaagagtgaagatgatgaggtcaaaggtgaaagtgaggagaagagagaggcggagcctccaagcagcagctcaacacaacacatgacaacagaagctgatggagaccactgtggaggatcacaagcagacaagctcttagctccactatcagatagtgaggacacaacgtcacactctcctgacactgatgatgaagactctaaagatgataagacatgtcacactgacaacactcacttcaaatgttctcactgtgacaaatccTTTCATTCCCGTTCTTatctaaaagtacacatgagaacacacactggagaaaaaccgttttcctgctcagaatgtggtaaaagttttactAACAGTAAgagtttgaaagtacacatgagaacacacactggtgaaaaacctttttcctgttcaacctgtggtaaaggttttacacaaagtcagagtttgaaagtacacatgagaacacacactggtgaaaaacctttttcctgctcagaatgtggtaaatgtTTTTCACGAAAAAAGGGGTTAAACAAACACATGCTAattcacactggagaaaaaccgtttTCCTGTTCactctgtagtaaaggttttacacaaagtcagaatttgaaagtgcacatgagaacgcacactggtgaaaaagcttttacctgttcaatctgtggtaaaagtTGTACTAGTAGTCAGagtttgaaagtacacataagaacacacactggagaaaaaccgtttttctgctcagaatgtggtaaatgttttactcacagtcagagtttgaaagtacacatgagaacacacactggagaaaaacctttttctttttcaatctgtggtaaaggttttacacaaaaaaaCGTGTCAAACTAA